One stretch of Cryptococcus neoformans var. neoformans B-3501A chromosome 5, whole genome shotgun sequence DNA includes these proteins:
- a CDS encoding hypothetical protein (Match to ESTs gb|CF191870.1|CF191870, gb|CF187906.1|CF187906, gb|CF191478.1|CF191478; HMMPfam hit to NAP, Nucleosome assembly protein (NAP), score: 382.2, E(): 6.6e-112) — MSQSQDIQRADSHLDVAPTPQNTPLETGVLQNRPANLGQPTVETLQEGEESEEDEEVGGANPASLLAQNPALLAFAQSKLDGLVGKPSGYIESLPPAVRRRIDGLKGVQAKHSEIEGEFQLAILELEKKFLVKYQPLYERRQAIVKGEAEPTESEIEAGQASDLEDSDAEDEEEKKTKEEATGGEDVKGIPEFWLTALKNHVPTAETISDRDEEALKHLVDVRLSYLDGEKPGFKLHFVFTANEFFEDAELTKTYYYQEQVGYGGDFVYDKAIGTEIKWKEEKDLTKKVEIKKQRNKTTGRTRTIRKVVPTDSFFNFFKPPQPPTPDTLEASDIDEEELEELDSRLELDYQIGEDFKEKIIPRAVDYFTGKALRYEDFEEEDDFEDEDDFEDDDDEDAEGAADANAAAANPDCKQQ; from the exons ATGTCCCAGTCCCAAGACATCCAGCGCGCCGACTCTCACCTCGACGTTGCGCCTACCCCCCAAAACACCCCTCTCGAGACTGGTGTCCTCCAGAACCGACCCGCCAACTTGGGCCAGCCCACCGTAGAAACTCTGCAggaaggcgaagagagtgaagaggatgaggaagttGGTGGTGCCAATCCCGCTTCCCTCTTGGCGCAG AACCCTGCGCTTCTCGCCTTTGCCCAGTCCAAGCTTGACGGCCTTGTCGGCAAGCCTTCTGGTTACATTGAGTCTCTCCCTCCTGCGGTCCGACGAAGAATCGATGGTTTGAAGGGTGTGCAGGCCAAGCATTCTGAGATTGAGGGCGAGTTCCAGTTGGCCATCCTcgagttggagaagaag TTCCTTGTCAAGTACCAACCCCTTTACGAACGTCGACAGGCCATTGTCAAGGGTGAGGCCGAGCCAACTGAATCCGAGATTGAGGCCGGCCAAGCTTCCGACTTGGAGGACTCTGATgctgaggatgaggaagagaagaagaccaaggaggaggctACCGGCGGCGAGGACGTCAAGGGTATCCCCGAGTTCTGGTTGACTGCTTTGAAGAACCACGTCCCTACTGCCGAGACCATTTCCGACCGAGATGAGGAGGCTCTCAAGCACCTCGTTGACGTCCGGCTTTCTTACCTCGACGGTGAAAAGCCCGGATTCAAGCTCCACTTTGTGTTTACCGCGAACGAGTTCTTTGAGGACGCTGAATTGACAAAGACCTACTACTACCAA GAACAAGTTGGCTACGGTGGCGACTTTGTCTATGACAAGGCTATCGGTACTGAGATCaagtggaaggaagagaaggacctcaccaagaaggtcgaaatcaagaagcagaggaacaAGA CCACTGGCCGGACACGTACTATCCGAAAGGTTGTTCCTACCGACTctttcttcaactttttcaAGCCTCCTCAGCCCCCTACCCCCGACACTCTCGAAGCTTCTGATattgacgaggaagagctcGAAGAGCTCGACAGCCGACTTGAGCTTGACTACCAGATTGGCGAGGACTTTAAGGAGAAGATTATCCCCCGGGCTGTCGACTACTTCACCGGCAAGGCTTTAAGGTATGAGgactttgaagaggaggacgactttgaggatgaggatgactttgaggacgacgatgacgag GATGCCGAGGGTGCGGCTGATGCTAATGCCGCTGCTGCAAACCCCGACTGCAAGCAGCAGTAA
- a CDS encoding hypothetical protein (Match to EST gb|CF189267.1|CF189267; HMMPfam hit to G-alpha, G-protein alpha subunit, score: 576.3, E(): 2.4e-170) produces the protein MGGCMSSPTTGDPVAEARSKEIDRALKEDEKRMAKEVKLLLLGAGASGKSTILKQMRLIHDKPFESNEVEDYRKLTFSNIVGGMRAIIDVMDELGLAVQPENRRYISLVDAEPPINTNEPYPIKYLTALKSLWADQNVQECYKRGNEFALAENMPYFYADLDRLFAQDFKPSSDDILRVRSKTTGITETRFPIHDVVFRLFDVGGQRSERRKWASCFEDVTAILFLVALSDYNSCLIEDRESNGMQEALMLFDSICNSQWFTKSSIILFLNKADLLQAKIQDPSQQIQEYFPEFEGEPYSFQDAVDFFKIKFRSLNRTSKKEIYCHVTTAVDRQNVKVVMTACQDTILKNALRDMAIL, from the exons ATGGGTGGATGTATGTCTTCGCCCACGACTGGCGATCCCGTAGCCGAGGCACGTAGTAAAGAGATTGACCGAGCTTTGAAGGAA GATGAGAAACGTATGGCGAAAGAAGTCAAGCTGCTATTGTTGGGAGCAGGAGCGAGTGGAAAGTCGACAAT CTTGAAACAGATGCGCCTGATACATGACAAACCATTTGAATCAAATGAGGTCGAGGACTACCG GAAACTCACATTTTCTAACATTGTCGGTGGCATGCGCGCCATCATCGATGTGATGGACGAACTAGGCCTTGCCGTCCAACCCGAAAACCGCAGATACATCTCCCTCGTCGACGCCGAACCACCTATAAATACCAATGAACCGTACCCCATCAAGTACCTCACCGCCCTCAAAAGTCTTTGGGCAGACCAGAATGTACAGGAATGTTACAAGCGAGGAAATGAGTTTGCTTTGGCAGAGAATATGCCGTACTTCTACGCCGATTTGGATAGATTGTTTGCACAAGATTTTAAACCGAGTAGCGATGATATATTAAGGGTTAGAAGTAAGACAACAG GTATCACGGAGACAAGATTCCCTATTCACGACGTAGTGTTTAGACTATTTGATGTAGGTGGTCAGAGGTCAGAAAGACGGAAGTGGGCGTCATGCTTCG AGGACGTTACAGCCATTTTGTTCCTTGTAGCTCTTTCAGATTACAATTCGTGCCTGATAGAAGACCGAG AATCGAATGGTATGCAAGAAGCTCTCATGCTGTTTGATTCTATTTGTAACTCCCAAT GGTTCACCAAGTCATCAATC ATTCTATTCCTCAACAAGGCcgatcttctccaagcCAAAATCCAAGACCCAAGTCAGCAGATCCAGGAATATTTCCCCGAATTCGAGGGCGAGCCCTACTCCTTCCAGGATGCGGtcgacttcttcaagaTCAAGTTTAGGTCGTTGAATAGGACatcgaagaaggaaatttATTGTCATGTGACGACGGCGGTGGATAGGCAGAATGTCAAGGTTGTAATGACTGCTTGTCAA GATACGATCTTGAAAAATGCTCTGAGAGATATGGCTATTCTATAA
- a CDS encoding hypothetical protein (HMMPfam hit to LAG1, Longevity-assurance protein (LAG1), score: 178.4, E(): 1.4e-50) codes for MSQGHKHLHRRRASSVTVALDQIPLNHNRQSSPESAVKPLPGRRRPTEGDRYRSKGLWSDIKTGRWLLAPASSFKLSLIAPSLYLLHHLLSTYGIINHSQVPNVFEHFILPSNKLEDGRYGKSWWDFAFLAHYVIFCTFVRQFMTTRVLRPMARALGVKGQKIVRFTEQGYAIFYFGILGVYGLYVMRDLPIWWFKTEHFWLEYPHREMTSHLKTYYLLQASYWLQQTIIMIAKIEKPRKDYKELVAHHIVTLWLIGWSYTVYLTYIGVAIFITMDVSDLFLGLAKCVNYVSEFYSVPLFAWFTIVWTYMRHYLNIVILHSVWTQFDLIPFPDRTTFDPWNDRWIDWWMKWQIFIPIFLLQLLNLVWYFLILRILARAVFLNDRKDERSDDEDDVEGDEAKEE; via the exons ATGTCCCAAGGACATAAACATCTTCACCGAAGGCGGGCGTCCAGCGTGACTGTGGCCCTCGA CCAGATACCTCTCAACCACAACCGGCAATCTTCACCCGAATCTGCAGTGAAACCTTTACCCGGCCGCCGACGTCCAACAGAAGGTGATCGGTATCGATCGAAAGGACTGTGGAGCGATATCAAGACTGGTAGATGGCTCTTGGCTCCCG cctcttccttcaagCTTTCTCTTATCGCTCCATCCCTTTATCTGCTGCACCATCTCTTAAGCACATACGGTATCATCAACCACTCGCAAGTGCCAAATGTATTTGAGCACTTTATCTTGCCTTCAAACAAattggaagatgggaggTACGGTAAATCATGGTGGGATTTCGCTTTCCTGGCACACTATGTGATCTTTTGCACATT CGTGAGACAGTTTATGACGACCCGGGTCTTACGGCCAATGGCCAGGGCCCTAGGAGTAAAAGGTCAAAAGATTGTACGGTTCACTGAGC AGGGGTATGCCATCTTCTACTTTGGAATCCTTGGAGTGTACGGTCTT TATGTCATGCGCGATCTTCCCATCTGGT GGTTTAAGACAGAGCATTTCTGGTTAGAATATCCTCACCGGGAGATGACCTCCCATCTCAAAACTTATTATCTCCTCCAAGCGTCATATTGGCTCCAGCAGACGATCATTATGATTGCCAAGATTGAAAAGCCGAGAAAGGATTACAAGGAGCTTGTGGCACAT CATATCGTTACTCTTTGGCTCATTGGATGGAGTTACACAGTCTAT CTGACCTACATTGGTGTGGCGATTTTCATCACCATGGATGTGTCAGACCTATTCCTTGGT CTTGCCAAATGCGTCAACTATGTTTCAGAATTCTATTCTGTCCCCTTGTTCGCGTGGTTCACCATCGTCTGGAC GTATATGAGACACTATCTAaacatcgtcatcctccactCCGTCTGGACCCAATTTGAcctcatccccttcccgGACCGAACGACATTTGATCCCTGGAACGACCGATGGATCGATTGGTGGATGAAGTGGCAGATCTTCATCCCGATCTTTTTGTTGCAGTTGCTCAACTTGGTTTGGTATTTTCTCATCTTGAGGATCCTGGCAAGAGCAGTGTTTTTGAATGATaggaaggatgaaaggtcggatgatgaagatgatgttgaaggggatgaagcaaaggaagaatga